The Culex pipiens pallens isolate TS chromosome 2, TS_CPP_V2, whole genome shotgun sequence DNA window ctttacaagaaaattaaaaatgtaaaacattgatttatttcgttaaccctctaacgcccagagctgtttgcttatcgtaaaaCAAAGTAAATGGTaaaattttggtacaataatgcaggaaatactttactttaACCCATAAACATCGAATTGGTGCACccagagcaccatcaggaagatgagcaacttttttctaaatcacaaaaattgattttcttcaaatctattggttcagttgtttgaaaatgcatcgaaatttgtttaaaactacttattcttttctgtaagaccatatttctgaagtatgaaatacaatttctaaaatctctgcactttcagatttttttgattggctCATTCAAACGTTcaaaactgagcaattctctacaaaaccggccgatttcgaccatttttattttttgtatttttttatttggctcaaactttgtgggggccttccctatgaccaaagaagccattttgcatcattagtttgtccatataaatttccatacaaatttggcagctgttcatacaaaaatggtacgtaaatattcgaaaatctgtaacttttgaaggaattttttgatcaatttggtgtcttcggcaaagttgtaggtattgttaaggactatttagaaaaaaataggtacacggaaaaaaaaatttcccgatttttttattaacttttttttcacaaaaactcaaattcccaaaatacgtattttttgattttcgagattttttgatatgttttaggggacaaaaatccgcaacttttgagctatagagaaacatggtcaaaaaatctgccgccgagttatgattttttgaaaaactggtgatttttggaaaaaatcgaaatttcatacataaaattttttgacctcatttttttatgcaaaattgaatttgcaatcgaaaattactttacagattttttgataaagggccccgttttcaagatatagccaccgaaagtttgatttcagcgaaatatttgcagtttttcgatttttaaaaatagtgaccatgagtgaccatttctaaaaatatttttttttgaaaagttcagaaaatttgctataaaattgtctaagagacaccgaagattggacctctggttgttgagatacagcggcttaaagaaaaagaaacacgaaaattgaagttttttaagtctcacccaaacagcccacgattttctaatgacgatatctcagcaactaatggttcaattttcaatgttaatacatgaaacattcgtgaaattttccgatcttttcgaaaaaaatattttgaaaaaaaataaatcaagactaacattttaaaagggccaaacattgaatattatgcccatttgaaatgttagtcttgatttaaaaattttcaaaatatttttttcgaaatgatcggaaaatttcacgaatgtttcatgtaataacattgaaaattgaaccattaattgctgagatatcgtcattagaaaatcgtgggctgtttgggtgagacttagaaaacttcaattttcgtgtttctttttctttaagccgctgtatctcaacaaccagaggtccaatcttcggtgtctcttagacaattttatagcaaattttctgaacttttcaaaaaaaaaatttttagaaatggtcgctcatggtcactatttttaaaaatcgaaaaactgcaaatatttcgctgaaatcaaactttcggtggctatatcttgaaaacggggccctttatcaaaaaatctgtaaagtaattttcgattgcaaattcaattttgcataaaaaaatgaggtcaaaaaaattttatgtatgaaatttcgattttttccaaaaatcaccagtttttcaaaaaatcataactcggcggcagattttttgaccatgtttctctatagctcaaaagttgcggatttttgtcccctaaaacatatcaaaaaatctcgaaaatcaaaaaatacgtattttgggaatttgagtttttgtgaaaaaaaagttaataaaaaaaatcgggaaatttttttttccgtgtacctattttttttaaatagtccttaacaatacctacaactttgccgaagacaccaaattgatcaaaaaattccttcaaaagttacagattttcgaatatttacgtaccatttttgtatgaacagctgccaaatttgtatggaaatttatatggacaaactaatgatgcaaaatggcttctttggtcatagggaaggcccccaaaaagtttgagccaaatcaaaaaatacaaataaaatccatttccggttttggtagagaattgctcaactcaCAAAcactcatttttatcaaaatgaagGAAGATAATAAAACCATCGGTCTAAGaacaatgttttgtcttgtttttgaatAGTCATAACGTTtagaaacttttgttttgattgaaatgtttttttttttttgtaatttgggaAAAGTGCTCCTGAATATTTAGTTGCTTATATGCCcaggtggtgctctggtgcacctaacggaaaaggttgaaaaacactcggtccaaactcacaatgttattcacatgggttcttgtccaaggttcaaatgatagcaaacatttttttgtttcataaaatgttgcgtttggtaatttttacgggctttcgGAAACAGGTATTATTTATTCCCCTGAAATtggcccatttttgtttacatttcgcacTGTAACTTTGCCTGTGCTaaaccaaatttgattaaatttggagAGATGTTAGCatacattctacatgaacaACTGCAACTGGAAGCACCATGAAAAGTTGAGTCAGTATATTTAACTTAGTTAttgaaattagttttaaaattataaacaatttttataaaagtttttgtgatatttttgaacTGGATCTTTATAAAtcacaaaacgtttttttcgattgaattgttTTAGTTTAGCATTTCCATTcccatttattttcttttttatcgTGAATAgtaaacaataaatttttgtatgaatgaATTATAATTCAGAGacttataaatatttgaaagaaataataattttcgtatcaatttagaaaattatcGCATATGTATTTTAACTGCGAGATGCAACAAAAACTCCTTTCCacttataataaataaaataattttgaagtttatgttaaTAACTGACATGACCATACAAATAGTACACATTTCATGTAAAGTGGTGCAAGAAGAATAAGCCATTAAAAAAGCTATTAAAAAATTGGACTTATCTTAAAATATGCTACATGGACTTTTgagagtttcaaaaaaaatatttataatgacGTGAAATCTGCCTAAACCGTTGAAACAATAATTTCCTTAGATACAATACTGCACGAAATAAGACTAtcgctaattttattttaactttttgttaagttattcaaaagtatcacaaaactaAGAACCGTGccctaattatttatttataattattttaaatggcagttaattttttgtaaaatttttgttttcgaaacaCATTGGAAAACCCcctgaaaagtatttttatatTAGCCTAACCTTGAAATAGAAAAACACATTGAGAAGTAAAATACAAAAGGTAtcttgataaaaatgttttaattttaaaaatattgtttgtatagttcctgttttttttatcgaaaagggAATCTACATtttattacgtttttttttcaaataattgaatttattgCAAATAATTGTAGCTAAATAATATGTTTTCACACAGATTTAAGGACATAAAACATACATTTAACGTTGTTTAAGTTAAACATCATAATTTAGTTAAACAGAATTGTAGGATACGAATCCATGAACCTAGTTTTACGTGTATTTaagtttgcagatttttgcagatatttgaaaaacaaatttgcagataactcaaaatttcatctggcatccctggtaCAAACACACCCACACAACCATCTGTTTTTGACAGTTGTTTAACACATCACACAAAAATAAGCAAATCTGAAAGAGTGAAACGTAAACATTTCCAAAAGTACCTACAATAAAACTTGAGTAATCATGGACTACGAAAacgaaaaagtattaaaattagTGTTTCCCGATAACTATGACGGTAAGTTATTAAAAGCAGAGCTGCGGATTTGGGTAACTTGTtcagcgactccgactccggcttctcAGAATTTGTCGATTCTACCGACTCGGACTACGCACAAATCTTTAATTAATTACAAAATATTCCCCCCAAGAACTGCTCAACAATGAGTCCACCTCGGAGGTCATCGACTACATGTTCAAGCTCGGTTCGTACAAGGTGGACCAGCTGAAGAAGGAAAAGACGCGGCTGCAGGACGAGAGCAAGCAAAACATCGAGCAGACCCAGGAACTGGCGGTCAACAATTACCAGACCTTCATCCGGACGGCGGAATGTTcgcgggaaattttcaaaaagttttccgaAGCCGAAGAACGGGTCGAGGGGTTGAACCGGAAGCTGCCGGAGTTTAGCGCCACTTGCCAGCGGTTTTTGGACTCTTCCGGGAGTATTAACAGCGCCAGGAGGTTGAACTCGCTGACGCTGACTAGGAACGCGGAGCTGTTGGAGATTTTGGAGCTGCCGCAGCTGATGGAGACCTGTATCAGGGAGGGGAAGTACGAGGAAGCGTTGGAGTTGGCCGCGTATGTGCAGCGGGTAGGCAGCAAGCATGGGAATATTCCGGTTATTgcggtaagttttttttttaatttcaaggtTGGAGCGCCAGGTCCTGTTGCAATCAATCGAGCTTTTTTGTTTGATGCGTAAACAATCGCCAAACcctcccccctaaagtgtcttTTTGGATTATGGATGACCCCTTTTGGAATGGTCCGactagttgttaaaataacaaaaatcaataacaaggATATGTTCgaacaataacttaaaatgttattagtctgttattgcaataacaatccaataacaacaaaatcatatcgaacaaataacaaaacttttcatagggaaaattctcgtatgtttggcaggttaagcactcgctcctaactccatccaatttgctgatttcactatttaaacaactaattttgcaaaacctttgatagaaacttgcttgctcacttcttattgagctatttatcactcgatttcagttgaaaactctattaattagctttaattgaatatcaaagttctgacctgccaacattagaggcacgctggaattagatgctgttcccctaaataacttaaaatgttattgacctattattgaaaaatatcaaaaaatgttattcccaagttttttCCGTTTGCTCGGGGATTACTTCTAAtggaagatttttatttatttatatttatttaaatttcttttccatgtacattcattcagttaaaatattattgagtgtccaatcacaaacgatgacttttcacctcaattttaaatactagcaactttcatttattcatgaaatattgtagctttcgctattcagtgatttcaaatgtaggaggtcctacatgtacaaaagggaaaagggtcCTAATGGAAGATCATACCCTATATTCAACGTTGTACTACACTAAAaggttgttttaaaatttccagAGCATCCAATCCGCCGTCGAGGCAGCCTGGCACACGATGCTTGTCCAACTGCTATCCCAGCTGAGAACGGACCTTCAGCTGCCCAAGTGCCTCCAGGTGGTTGGCTATTTGAGAAGAATGCAAGCTTTCACGACGCCAGAGTTGAAGCTAAAGTTCCTTCAGATCAGAACCAGCTGGTTCCGAGAACTGCTGGCTAAGATTCCCCAAGATGATAGTGGGTACTGTAGCTTTAAGGGGTTGATTGTCTTATTAAGGGTTTAATTTTCAGCCCACATCCATCTGACGAAGACGATCGAGGCGACTCGCGTCCATCTGTTCAACATCATCACCCAGTACAAGGCGATCTTCTCGGAGGACGAGGACTCCTCGTCCAACCTTACGACCATCACGAGTGACGCAAGTGCCGCTGACGGTGCAAAAATCTTTCACAGTTGGCTACACGATCAGATCGTCGAGTTCATCAACACGCTGGAGAAGGACCTGTCCTCGAACGACATCAACTCGTACGACACCATCCTTGGCCAGTGCATGTACTTTGGCTTGTCGTTCAGCCGAGTTGGAGTCGATTTCCGATCGCTGATTGCGCCCGTCTTCATCCGCGTCATTTCACTAAACTTCCAAACGTCGATCGTGAAGATCACCTGCCAGTTCGAGCAAGAGATCGAGCGTTACACGCTCATCAACAAGGTTTCAACCGGAATCAAACGCGCCAAAGCAAGTGATCGCGCCGAAAACAGCAACCATCCACCGGAGAGTCTTCTAGACTTTACCCCTCTAGCGATCTACTGCAACGAAGTTCTGACCGTCTTCAACGAGTTGCGACTGTGCGCTCCCATCGCCCTAGCCCCGACTGTCACCGAAATCCTGGAAGCCTCCCTCGAAACCGTCTGCCGCAACATCCTGTCCTTCTACCGCCAGGAACAGCAAGCCTTCACCGCGTCCGAACGCGAGTGCTTCGTACGGTTCTGCTCCTGCTTCGCGTACGACCTTATCCCGTACCTCCAGCGATGCATCCACTTCATTTTCCCCCCGACTACGATCGCCAACCATCTCGGCATCAACGTGCTGACCCTGCAAAAGCACGGCATCACCTTCCTCCGGCAGAAGAAGATCCTGGAAGCGATCGAGTACCTCCTGCCGGACAAGATCGAGTCCGTCATCAAGCAGGTCGGGGAAATGAACGTTGCGGCAGGGTCGACCACGGCAGCAGCAGCTGATGGCGCTGATAATGCGGTGGAGGCCGATAAGACCGAACAGGTGGCAGGTGTCGTCAAGCAGGAGATTACCGTTGGCGGGGAGCAGTAGGAAGGCATGGTTCGGTTGTGGCTGATAATGAAAAAGTGGCCGCGGGGTCAGTGCGATATGGAAATGCGTCGAGTGTCGTATGATCGAAGATATGGATTAAGATGGTTTTAGGTTTTTAAGCTGTTGAACAGATAGAGCTAGAGATATGGAAATAAATCTTATCAGTCTAATTTGCTTGCTTTTTCTTTGCTTGGAATGAGAAAAAATTTccgtggatttttttaaaaatagatggTGAGTCGTGGTGCCGTTCATCAAGTTTGGATACAACCAgcaattctggagcaacatttgaaaagagcgcataagcattttgacagctgcaactattttgcaaattccgagacaaCAAGTAACTAAACCAACCTTGATGTGTTGTGAGGTAGCAGAggaggccagctattgttttacACTTCGAGTATTGTGCAACAGTTTCCCGAAGCttgataaaacgtaaaacagttcaaactgtcaaaatgcctatccgcccttttctcgtgttgctccagaattggTGATGGTCTGATCCACCGGAGACTCTCGTAGAGGGCCCGTTTTGTTCAATTTGCccctaacaaaatttggtacaatctatttttatgaaaaattcagtaaaattaatAGTTATTCGAGGTCTCCGGtggataaataataataaatcgaCTTAATCGGTCTagattaaggccgttgcaaatatttttcaaagttgattcgATGCAAAACTTGATTGCCAGGATCGTTATACAAATAATTCTAGAGTctcttttttatataaaaaaagtccTATAAAGATATAAAAACACGAGctcataggacctttaaaaaaccaTAGAATGTTTTTCCAAGAGCAGAGAGTATTCAAATCTAGATTCAAATATAGCAATACACATCGAAGTTATCTCGATTGCTGTGATCCAAATATTGccaattttcaagaaatctagataaaatttcaaaaggtttTATCTACGTATGAAACCCATGActcttaagtttttttaatcaactctaaaatttataacaaaaaaaatgtttctaccTTCACATTTGACTCCAAAAATTGCTGATTGTCTGGCGGCAAATACAATAATTCAAGTTTAGTttaaatcttctctgtttgtcggatcagcttcgctagaattagctaTGTTTTTTAGCTGTACCAAGAAGAGCttcaggattccaaaatcagacggggaatttatctgcgacatcgaaGAATGGCGccctcgccgcagttcttcgtcatccgttaaaaagaaaaacctcttctaaccgatcgaaacgcgacaattttctagcaaaaacttctatcaaaaactagacaatactacaaatcacgttacgcattttctagcttaaatcatagaattagctcaaagctgttaatggtgataagctacacttcaatctgaacaaggacagcagtctttagatagtttaaaacacattaaaaaaatgtgttctttgatgtgctttgaaccagaattttgaataaatttcttttatttttttatttaacattatATAATACAAAAGCTTATACAATTTCATTAAAAGTGTCTAAAACAAcaggaaataaaattataccagacaATGTAACACTTTGGATAAGTTAAGAATTTAATGTTTagtatatttaaataaaattctttaagtcactaccaaCCAACTATCAACTGGggataatcgggactgcagtctgaataggtacaggtgattttagagcaataaatttggaaatcggtgtactaattgttttgatctgttcctgttgtaatcgaaatcaatctaaacaatcagaacattattcaaaaacaaattagcttaaacagctgtcttaattcgttacttttgtcctgatttgctccagatgccggtttATGATAAAAagtataataatttttaaaatactatgcttttttcaagttttaagtcataaatatacgtgaatataataataattctattttaaaataaataaaatttagtagaaaATATCTAAGGCGCtaagcattttgcggatctgtaaacaaaaatttgaacaattttcccagccaaattaatgctgttatatgccgaatacaaattttaatgctttaaaatgcttatcgattactaatttccacaaccaaatctgaatttctagaccaaaatttgatatgttttcaatttcgggacaaaatatgaaaaatcccgggattcgggaattcccggttttggaaaaatcccgggatttttgttccgggaattcccgggaatgaCGCACTAGGCCCACAAGCTCATGTGAGCCTAGAATTTAGCACCTCTGGTTTACATAAAGTGTGATAAAGTTCACTTCTTTGTGGAATAAAAAATCCTTACCCTTTCCAgattaaaatggattttccgttaAAAGTTTCATTAAATTAGCAGCGGGTTGGACCCCACTCTGCATTGTTTTAACTTTAGAGTtgatatttgacttaaaaaagTGTTATCACAAATTTGGATATTCGGTTTTTCGGTTGATATCCAAACGGATATCCTGAAAATGTTCTAGTTGTTTTACTTAGTCCGCtgcaaagattttttgttgtttgtaaaTGTTACTCACATTAAACATTGTTTAAAGCAGCTAACCAATAAGTAGGTACCTCCAGtctgtcaaaaaataataattttaatctttgaaaatataaaattataagcTTCAGCCGATGGAACATTGTCATCGGTTTCCTAGTGCAAtcccttttttttgaaaaaagtcaaagaAGAATGGTTTCTTTGTCCCATTTGAAAATATATCTATAAAAAATAGTATAGCAACAAACTACAAAATTaccattaaaatttgaagattttgcaaaattaaaacGCAAAATGTTCTTGAGTTCACAATTAATTAATTGTTGCGGTAATTTCAATAGGCAgggcaaaaaattctaaatactggcattttttgttgaatattagtCACTCTTAACAAAAGGTTTACCTACAAAAATTCTTCCATTTGTgcttccaaaattgcattattttaaagGGTTATTAGAACCTatcttatttgaattaaaaatacaaaaaaattacaaaatgtttCCTTAATTTGTtataatcaaatttacaatattcCACAAGAAGATGTTTTTTGCTAAACAttatttgtatttaaatttattggattgttattgaaaaaaaatatttgtaggaCGAATTTTTGTTCGACAACCATCCTAGATTTGACACTGAACCTAGCGAATTGTTCATCTAGCAAAACATAGAATTCATTCATCGAAAACAGAGTCTTtcttcagtttattttttcacGTTCTTCCACACCGACATCAGTCAGTGACAGTGACCAAACACCTCGAGCAGCATTTTGGGGAGGGTGAGTAATATCATCCATGTCTATTTATAAAGGACGCGCTTCAAATTAATTCCTCTACCAAAAAGTGCATTCATAATTATCAATTGCAAGCACGTGTAACTTCGGGGTTGGGATCCCACAATCTTTGcgtccaaaaaaaaatcgataagaTTTATCACCTCATAAAGTCCATAGGGTTGCAACCAGCTGTTTCACCATCACACTCATACTTGCACTCACACATCTTCAAATACAGCCGGCAATTCCTCCACTCAACCAGCGTGCGCGCGTTCAGTTCAGAGAGAAATCCAACCACAGTTGCCCCTCATCATAAAAACCAATCAGTTATTCGCGCAAACATAGTCCATAGTGCAAGTAGTACTTCAGCAGTTGCTCCGTGTTGATAAGTTCCTTTTGAACCTCTTCAGATATGCTGCACCTGTCCTATCGGCTAGTTTCGCGAGGCTTGAAGCACCATCCCTGCTGTAATCTCCGAACTTCCAGGTTTAACCAGCTCAGTACCGTCGGATACGGCTGGCTGGCTGCAACAACGGCCCAAGCGGACCACAATCAGGTCATTCGGGGCATCTGCTGCTCGGCTGATCATCAACCACGGGTACGAGTGGTTGGGCGAGAGTTGATTGATTGAGTTATTGCAATTTGTGGCTTTGTGTTTCAGGCAATCAGAATGAGTTCGAGGAGTGCTAGTACGAAGCCGGGCGGTTGTGGTCCGATTCGGATACACAGCTTGACGAAGAATCTGCACTTTTACAGCGGATCGAGCAGGAAGTGGGACAAGGATGCGAAGACGTTACGGTTGAGTGAACCGCTGGAGAAGCCTTTGGTTCTGCTGCTGTGCTGGCTGCAGGCTTCGGAGAAGCATTTGCGCAAGTTTGCCGAATTCTACCAGGAACAGGGCTTTGAAGTGTTGGTGGCGCATATTACGCCGTGGCAGTTGATGTGGCCGGTGTACGGATCGCAAGCTGTGGCTGCGGATATAGTAAAGTTCCTGAAGAACAACACACTCGAGCGGGGCGTTGTTCTGCACGGATTCTCCGTCGGAGGGTATTTGTGGGGAGAGTGTCTTGTGAGGTTGGACCAGGATGAAGACGGCAAGGCTacgctggacaagatcaagggTCAGATCTGGGACAGTGCGGCAGACATTACGGAGATCCCGGTTGGAGTACCGCACGCCGTGCTACCAAAGAACCCAACCCTGCAAGGTGCCCTGCGAAGTTACATCACGTAAGCAAACCGCTTATCTTAATACAAGTTGATGATCTTATAATCTCCCTACCTTCTCAATCAGCTACCACTTGAAGCTGTTCCACGAGGAAGCCACCCAGTATTATGAAAAGTGTAACCGGCTGTATTTTTACGAGCCAGCTCGTTGTCCCGCGCTGCTGCTAGTCTCCAAAACCGACCCTGTTGGGACGGAAGCCGCTAATCGGCGCCTGATGGCCACCTGGGACTCGGTGGGCGTAAAGACCACCATCAAGTGCTGGGACCGGTCGCCGCACGTGGGACACTTCCACCGGCACCGGGACGAGTACATCGAGCAGGTGCTGAACC harbors:
- the LOC120418457 gene encoding conserved oligomeric Golgi complex subunit 8-like; its protein translation is MDYENEKVLKLVFPDNYDELLNNESTSEVIDYMFKLGSYKVDQLKKEKTRLQDESKQNIEQTQELAVNNYQTFIRTAECSREIFKKFSEAEERVEGLNRKLPEFSATCQRFLDSSGSINSARRLNSLTLTRNAELLEILELPQLMETCIREGKYEEALELAAYVQRVGSKHGNIPVIASIQSAVEAAWHTMLVQLLSQLRTDLQLPKCLQVVGYLRRMQAFTTPELKLKFLQIRTSWFRELLAKIPQDDTHIHLTKTIEATRVHLFNIITQYKAIFSEDEDSSSNLTTITSDASAADGAKIFHSWLHDQIVEFINTLEKDLSSNDINSYDTILGQCMYFGLSFSRVGVDFRSLIAPVFIRVISLNFQTSIVKITCQFEQEIERYTLINKVSTGIKRAKASDRAENSNHPPESLLDFTPLAIYCNEVLTVFNELRLCAPIALAPTVTEILEASLETVCRNILSFYRQEQQAFTASERECFVRFCSCFAYDLIPYLQRCIHFIFPPTTIANHLGINVLTLQKHGITFLRQKKILEAIEYLLPDKIESVIKQVGEMNVAAGSTTAAAADGADNAVEADKTEQVAGVVKQEITVGGEQ
- the LOC120418436 gene encoding uncharacterized protein LOC120418436: MLHLSYRLVSRGLKHHPCCNLRTSRFNQLSTVGYGWLAATTAQADHNQVIRGICCSADHQPRAIRMSSRSASTKPGGCGPIRIHSLTKNLHFYSGSSRKWDKDAKTLRLSEPLEKPLVLLLCWLQASEKHLRKFAEFYQEQGFEVLVAHITPWQLMWPVYGSQAVAADIVKFLKNNTLERGVVLHGFSVGGYLWGECLVRLDQDEDGKATLDKIKGQIWDSAADITEIPVGVPHAVLPKNPTLQGALRSYITYHLKLFHEEATQYYEKCNRLYFYEPARCPALLLVSKTDPVGTEAANRRLMATWDSVGVKTTIKCWDRSPHVGHFHRHRDEYIEQVLNHLGSLDIAGYTAPKAKL